A genomic stretch from Streptomyces venezuelae ATCC 10712 includes:
- a CDS encoding N-acetylmuramoyl-L-alanine amidase, producing the protein MPYDHRKTSRRARPRTLALVLAATGCCAVLAGCGAPEVSPPGGKSAESPTASRTTNGGATTTAPAPQGSPTAGHGGPSVQAGARTLAGRTVVIDPGHNSGNFRHSSEIDQKVNIGTNRKECDTTGTSTNGGYTEASFTLDVSRRLRELLTARGAKVVLTHDADRAWGPCIDERAKIGNAARADAVVSVHADGSAVGHRGFHVILPARVREGAADTAKIVGPSRELGERIAAQFARATGTAPANYLGSGTGLDVRDDLGGLNLSTVPKVFVECGNMRDPKDAQLLTSAAWRQRAAQGIADGIATYLKG; encoded by the coding sequence GTGCCGTACGACCACCGGAAGACCTCCCGCCGCGCCCGCCCCCGTACCCTCGCCCTCGTGCTCGCCGCGACGGGCTGCTGCGCCGTGCTCGCCGGGTGTGGGGCGCCGGAGGTGTCGCCGCCGGGCGGGAAGTCCGCGGAGAGCCCGACGGCCTCCCGGACGACCAACGGCGGCGCCACCACCACCGCGCCCGCCCCGCAGGGGAGTCCCACGGCCGGGCACGGCGGGCCGAGCGTCCAGGCGGGGGCGCGCACGCTCGCCGGGCGGACCGTCGTCATCGACCCCGGTCACAACTCCGGCAATTTCCGCCACTCGTCCGAGATCGACCAGAAGGTGAACATCGGTACGAACCGCAAGGAGTGCGACACCACGGGCACGTCCACGAACGGCGGCTACACCGAGGCCTCGTTCACCCTCGACGTCTCCCGCCGGCTGCGCGAGCTCCTCACCGCGCGCGGCGCGAAGGTGGTCCTCACCCACGACGCCGACCGCGCCTGGGGGCCCTGCATCGACGAGCGGGCGAAGATCGGCAACGCGGCCCGCGCCGACGCCGTCGTCTCCGTCCACGCGGACGGTTCCGCCGTGGGCCACCGCGGCTTCCATGTGATCCTGCCCGCACGCGTGCGCGAGGGCGCGGCCGACACCGCGAAGATCGTCGGCCCCTCCCGCGAACTGGGCGAGCGGATCGCCGCCCAGTTCGCCCGCGCGACCGGAACGGCCCCCGCCAACTACCTCGGTTCCGGTACAGGGTTGGACGTACGGGACGATCTCGGCGGCCTCAATCTCTCAACCGTGCCCAAGGTCTTCGTCGAATGCGGCAATATGCGTGATCCGAAGGACGCCCAGCTGCTCACGTCGGCGGCGTGGCGGCAGCGGGCGGCCCAGGGGATCGCGGACGGCATCGCCACCTACCTCAAGGGGTAG